The DNA segment TGCCGGGCCTGCAGGCTGTGCTGCGCGCTCTCCACCACCGCCGCGCGCTGCAGCGAGGCGAAGGCCGAAGGGATCTGGAGGGGGCTGGGCGGGGCATACGACAGCGCAGGCTGCGCAAGCGACTGCTTGACGCGGCTGTCGAACGCGCTGCTGTCGGCCTGCCAGATCGCGGTATAGGCGTTGTAGAGCGACATCTGGTCAGCCGAGCCGGGCTTCGACTGATCGAACGCCACGTTCGCCCCGGCAGGGCCGATCACGGGAACGCCGATGCCGATGAGCTTGCCCCGACCGCCCATCTGACCCGCATCGACGCCGTCGAGCGCGATCTTGCCGTTGCGGCTCTCCACCTGCATCTGCATGTAGATCGAGGCTGCCGAGACCTGCCTGACCTCGGCGTCGTTCGCGTTGTAGCCCTTCGCACTCGCATAGCGGTCGCGGATCTGGTCAAAGGGAAGCGCGAAGCGGTTCTCGAGGGCCTTCTGGAAGTCGCCCTCTCTCGACCAGGCCGAAAGGCCCGGCATTCCAGCGCCCACACCGAAGGCCTTCGGGTTCTCGACGAGCCGTTCGATATCGGTCTTCTGGGGAATCGACGCCAGGGCCGCAACCGCGGCGGTGGGGTTCATCGCGCGGGCCGCCGAGGACACCGCCGGCTTCGTGGCGGGGGAGCACGCACCCTGGAAAGGGACGGCCTGCGACGACACGGCGTCCTGCCCTGTGAGCGAGCCGAACATCGACGAGAGCATCGCCAGCATCGGGAGCATCTCCATCATCTGCATCGCCATCTGCATCATCATCGGGTTCATCATCATCGGGTTCATCATCATCGGGTTCATCAGGGAGTCGCCCATCATCGGAAGGCCTTCACCCTGGCAGTCGCAGCCTGATGCCTCTTCGAACGTGTCGATGGGGGCCTGGATGAGCACCGCCATCATGGTCGGCGTGCCCCCCATCTGCGCGCCAGGGGCGAAGGGGGCCGGGGGGGCTTGAAGTGTGGAGCCGATCGCGTTGAGCATCATCTGAGAGACCTCCGTTTCAGTTCTTCCTCGTGAGCTCAGTATACGCAGCTCGTTTGTCCGTCTCGAGAACGGCGTGAGAACAGATTGTTGCCAGGGTGTTGAAGACGTGTTGCCAATTGTTGACGGTTTGCGACGAGATGTGAACACGCCCCGTCAGAGGGCGCCAGCGCGTCACCGGAAGCCCCCCCGCGCGAGACAGGGCGCTAGCGCCGCCCCCCAACCAGCGAAGATGTGCAAGGCAGCCCTGCAGGATCGACGCCGCGGGTCGTGAATCGCACGGCGTGACACACTACTGCAAGGTCTGCTGCCGCAAGCTCTCCCTCGACCGCTTCACCTCGGCGGGGCGGCGCGCCCGCGTCTGCAAGACGTGTCAGAAGCTCCCCGCGAGCGAGCAGCATCGACGCCAGAGCCTCGATGAGCTCGAAGGGTTCGTTCGCCAGAAGAACCTGAGTGCAACCAACGTCGCACGGCTTCGCGTGCTCTGCGGCTCCAGCGAGGCTGAGGTGGTGGAGAAGGCGCTGGTGCTGCTCGAGGTGGCGCGCGTCCATCCTCACCTGAGCAAGCGCGTCGAATGGCTCGAGGCGAACCAGCCCGCGCTGCGCGAACGATACGAACAGGCGTTCGGAGGGGTAGCCCCCGCAGAGGAGGCGGCTCCCGAAGCCCCCCCTCCAGCGAACTGATCCGCTCCATCGAGTAGGGAACCCCCCCCTCGAAAGCAAATCTTTCCTTGCAGCGGCCGGATGGCCGCAACTCGAGGGAGCACACATGGCTCGCACCAAGGCCCGCATCATGGTTGTCGACGACGATCGCACGAACGGCGCCGTCATCGCACAGCTGCTCAAGGTACAAGGGTACGACGTCACGGTCGCCGAGAATGGCACCCGCGCGCTCGAGCTTGCGGGCACGAAGAAGTTCGACCTCGTGCTGCTCGACCTGCGCATGCCCGACATCGACGGCCTCGAGGTACTGCGCGCCATCCGCGAGAACGCCGCCATCCGCGTGCTTCCCGTCATCATCATGACGGCGAGTCACGAGAGCTCCGACGCGGTGGCCGCGCTCAAGCTGCAGGCCAACGACTACGTGACCAAACCGGTCGACTTCACGGTGCTGCTCGCGCGAATCGAGAAAGAGCTGGCCCTGAAATCCGCCGAACAGGCCCTGCGCGAGAGCGAGGAGCGCTACGCCCTGGCCATGCGCGGCGCCAACGATGGCCTGTGGGACTGGAACCTGCTCACCGACACCGTCTACTACTCCCCTCGCTGGAAGCTCATGCTGGGCTACGAGGAGCACGAGATCGGCAGCGCACCGTTCGAATGGCGCAAGCGGGTGCATCCGGAAGACCTCGAGAAGCTCGACCTCGCCCTAGAGCAGCACAAGTCCGGCCAGCGACCGTACTTCGAGTGCGAGCACCGCATGCTCAGCAAGCAGGGGAACTACCGCTGGGTGCTGTCGCGCGGCGTGGCGGTGCGTGACGCCGAGGGGAACGCCACGCGCCTCGCCGGCTCACAGACAGACGTCACCGCCCGCACCGTGTACGACCCGCTGACCGGCATGCCCAACCGAATCCTGCTCGTCGAGCAGCTCGTGCGCGCGCTGGCCCGCGCGCGCCGCCGTCCAGGCTACCACTACGCAATCCTGAGCGTGAACATCGACAACTTCAAGATGTACTACGACAGCCTCGGGCACGCCCTGGCCGACCAGCTCGTCGTGGCGCTCTCCCGGCGGCTCCAGGAGGCCCTGCGCATGGGCGACTCCATCGCCCGGCTCGAGTCAGACGAGTTCGTCGTGCTGCTCGATGATCTCCGCAGCCTCGATGACGTGCAGCGGGTGGCGGCCCATCTGCTCGAGGTGGTGCGCACCGCGGTCACCCTCGGCGGAAAGGAGATCTACCCGAGCGCCAGCATTGGCATCACCCAGTCGACGGGGGCGTACGAGTCACCGGAAGACGTGCTCCGCGATGCCCAGATCGCCGCTCACCACGCGCGAACCCTG comes from the Pseudomonadota bacterium genome and includes:
- a CDS encoding EAL domain-containing protein; this translates as MARTKARIMVVDDDRTNGAVIAQLLKVQGYDVTVAENGTRALELAGTKKFDLVLLDLRMPDIDGLEVLRAIRENAAIRVLPVIIMTASHESSDAVAALKLQANDYVTKPVDFTVLLARIEKELALKSAEQALRESEERYALAMRGANDGLWDWNLLTDTVYYSPRWKLMLGYEEHEIGSAPFEWRKRVHPEDLEKLDLALEQHKSGQRPYFECEHRMLSKQGNYRWVLSRGVAVRDAEGNATRLAGSQTDVTARTVYDPLTGMPNRILLVEQLVRALARARRRPGYHYAILSVNIDNFKMYYDSLGHALADQLVVALSRRLQEALRMGDSIARLESDEFVVLLDDLRSLDDVQRVAAHLLEVVRTAVTLGGKEIYPSASIGITQSTGAYESPEDVLRDAQIAAHHARTLGGGRIEMFDSAMQTRMARRLHMETVLRQALENRWFRTFYQPIISLQTDKIVGFEALIRLQHPEMGLVPPFEFIPVAEETGLIVPIGAWILEDACAQTARWKEELGVELSISVNLSTRQLALPDFLRQVDATIERTRILPQHLHLEVTESAMMENSEVARGVLQQLRNRDIGVSIDDFGTGYSSLSYLQRFPIDRLKVDRAFVQRMETEEDSAKIVQTIVLLAHNLGMRVVAEGVETAAHVEALRALNVEFVQGFYYSKPVDADAAQGLVVKNHGFAAAPSPAPVTGREG